The Bombus vancouverensis nearcticus chromosome 9, iyBomVanc1_principal, whole genome shotgun sequence genome includes a window with the following:
- the LOC117160013 gene encoding leucine carboxyl methyltransferase 1, with the protein MIKDMADDEAIQATNDDASECKRYAVQLGYWSDPFINFFVKQPGRKAPEINRGYYARVKGIEVFVDKFLKLSGEKGQVINLGAGFDTLYWRLKEAGKCPANFIELDFPNITARKCYHIKKHKQLIDMLNTEDGEIRFSTTDLHAANYHLVGIDLRHISELVNKLTQAEVNFNLPTMFLAECVLVYIDTSAVSALLKWLAGKFPNSIFVNYEQVNMKDKFGQVMLSNLRSRGCLLAGVEDCESLETQQRRFTINSWEGSNAWTMVEVYDSLPLDDRSRIEHIEMLDERELLVQLLQHYCISVAWNGQIFKNLSIAQG; encoded by the exons ATGATCAAAGATATGGCTGATGATGAGGCCATACAGGCCACTAATGACGATGCAAGTGAGTGTAAAAGATATGCGGTTCAACTTGGTTACTGGTCCGATCCATTTATTAACTTTTTCGTAAAACAACCTGGTCGGAAAGCTCCGGAAATCAATCGTGGTTATTACGCAAGAGTAAAGGGGATTGAAGTGTTCGTTGACAAATTCCTTAAG CTATCTGGTGAAAAGGGGCAAGTTATAAACTTGGGTGCTGGATTTGATACTCTCTATTGGAGACTTAAAGAAGCAGGAAAGTGTCCAGCAAATTTTATCGAACTTGATTTTCCTAACATTACTGCTCGAAAATGTTATCACATCAAAAAACATAAACAATTAATAGATATGTTAAATACAGAAG ATGGAGAAATTAGGTTTTCAACAACAGATCTACATGCTGCCAATTATCACTTGGTGGGAATAGATCTGCGACACATATCTGAACTTGTTAATAAGTTAACACAAGCAGAAGTTAATTTTAATCTTCCAACCATGTTCCTTGCAGAATGTGTCTTAGTATATATAGACACAAGTGCAGTTTCTGCATTATTAAAATGGCTTGCTGGAAAGTTTCCAAATAGTATTTTTGTTAATTACGAGCAAGTGAACATGAAGGATAAATTTGGTCAAGTTATGTTGTCCAATCTACGTAGTCGTGGATGTTTGTTGGCAGGTGTAGAAGATTGTGAATCTTTGGAAACTCAACAAAGACG CTTTACAATAAACAGTTGGGAAGGCTCTAATGCATGGACAATGGTAGAGGTCTATGATTCACTGCCTCTAGATGACCGTAGTCGAATCGAACATATAGAAATGTTGGATGAGCGAGAACTTTTAGTTCAGTTATTGCAGCATTATTGTATCTCAGTTGCTTGGAAtggacaaatatttaaaaacttgtCTATAGCACAGGGTTAG
- the Acadvl gene encoding acyl-CoA dehydrogenase very long chain — MLRITNYIGLKPSNFIKIINSNARCFATQAAAKNAPEEKQEKNIDSKSQSFVKNIFLGQLETTQTFPFPDVLNEEQLDTLKLIIDPIEKFFEKVNDPMKNDENASIDGKILQTMWELGVFGLQVPQKYGGLGLTNTQYSRCVEICGYHDLGISIMLGAHQSIGFKAILLYGTPEQKEKYLPRVCSGDYAAFCLTEPSSGSDAGSIRSRAIKSTDGSHYVLNGNKIWISNGGLAEIMTVFAQVPMKDPKTGETKDKVTAFIVEKSFGGVTSGPPEKKMGIKCSNTAEVNFENVKIPAENVIRSEGQGFSVAMNVLNNGRFGMAAALSGTMRYCIKKAVEHATQRVQFGHTIDYYGSIQEKLGHMAMLHYVAESLAYSIAGNMDNGSQDYYLEAAISKCFASEAAWWVCDEAIQILGGMGYMKDTGLERVLRDLRVFRIFEGTNDVLRIFVVLSGLQSAGIHLRQIMSAFKIPTINLGLIFEELSKRAMRTIGLSSTRNLMHLVHPNLDKSAALCAKSIETFGQSIESAIVRYGPNNIVEQQFVLNRLAQAAFDIYTMAIVLSRATTSANKKLPSMEHELLMAETWCSVASRRANSNLKFDKQLNVFTNLTKISKNMCDAGGCVQLNPLCF; from the exons ATGCTCCGAATTACAAATTATATTGGACTAAAACCctcaaattttattaaaatcattaactcGAATGCCAG ATGTTTTGCAACACAAGCTGCTGCAAAAAATGCACCCGAAGAAAAGCAGGAAAAAAATATAGATTCAAAATCTCAATCTTTTGTTAAGAATATTTTCCTTGGTCAATTAGAGACTACTCAAACATTTCCATTTCCAGATGTTTTGAATGAAGAACAACTTGAcacattaaaattaataatagatCCCATAGAAAAATTTTTTGAG AAAGTAAATGATCCAATGAAGAATGATGAAAATGCATCGATAGATGGAAAAATTTTACAGACAATGTGGGAGCTTGGAGTATTTGGTCTCCAAGTTCCTCAGAAATATGGTGGACTAGGATTAACTAATACGCAATATAGTAGATGTGTTGAAATATGTGGATATCACGACTTAGGTATTAGTATTATGTTAGGTGCACATCAAAGTATAGGGTTCaag GCTATACTTTTATATGGTACCccagaacaaaaagaaaaatatcttcCAAGAGTTTGCAGTGGAGATTATGCAGCATTTTGCCTCACAGAACCAAGCAGTGGTTCAGATGCTGGCTCAATTCGTTCTCGTGCAATAAAGTCAACAGATGGCTCACATTATGTCTTAAATGGCAATAAAATTTGGATATCAAATGGTGGTTTAGCAGAAATAATGACAGTTTTTGCACAAGTCCCTATGAAAGATCCAAAAACTGGTGAAACTAAGGATAAAGTTACAGCATTTATTGTTGAAAAATCCTTTGGTGGGGTAACAAGCGGACCACCAGAAAAAAAGATGGGTATTAAATGTAGTAATACAGCAGAAGTAAATTTTGAAAACGTTAAAATACCAGCAGAGAATGTTATAAGGAGCGAAGGACAAGGTTTCTCG GTTGCAAtgaatgttttaaataatggtCGATTTGGTATGGCTGCTGCTCTTTCCGGAACTATGCGTTATTGTATCAAAAAAGCAGTGGAACATGCAACACAACGAGTACAATTTGGACACACGATAGATTATTACGGAAGTATACAGGAAAAATTAGGCCATATGGCGATGTTACACTATGTAGCTGAGAGTCTTGCATATTCAATTGCGGGAAACATGGATAATGGAAGTCAGGATTATTATTTGGAAGCTGCAATTTCTAAA TGTTTTGCATCGGAAGCTGCATGGTGGGTTTGTGACGAAGCTATTCAAATACTCGGTGGAATGGGATATATGAAAGATACTGGTCTCGAACGAGTTCTGCGAGATTTACGTGTCTTTAGAATTTTTGAAGGAACCAATGATGTCCTCCGTATTTTTGTTGTACTTTCTGGGCTTCAATCTGCAGGCATACATTTGCGACAAATAATGTCAGCATTTAAAATTCCTACCATCAATTTGGGATTGATCTTTGAAGAACTAAGCAAAAGAGCTATGCGAACAATTGGGTTGTCATCAACGCGTAATCTTATGCACTTAGTTCATCCTAATTTAGACAAAAGTGCTGCATTGTGTGCTAAG AGCATAGAAACTTTTGGTCAAAGTATAGAAAGCGCCATTGTCAGATATGGACCAAATAATATTGTGGAGCAACAATTTGTTCTTAACAGATTAGCTCAAGCAGCATTTGATATATACACTATGGCTATTGTATTAAGCAGAGCAACTACATCTGCAAACAAAAAACTTCCAAGTATGGAGCATGAACTTCTTATGGCAGAAACTTGGTGTTCTGTG GCATCTCGTCGTGCGAATTCTAATTTGAAATTTGATAAACAATTAAAtgtatttactaatttaaccaAAATTTCAAAGAACATGTGTGATGCCGGTGGATGTGTTCAACTAAACCCACTATGTTTTTAA
- the Syn2 gene encoding syntrophin-like 2 isoform X2, translating into MRINATKMSTPIEEKIDQKLKVRTGMVSVSDGKSKSVPMRLHLSMEVLKLQREDLETANHNKPPLDAKERMVQITRQKVGGLGLSIKGGAEHKLPVLISRIYKGQAADECGQLFVGDAIIKVNGEYITACNHDDAVNILRNAGDIVVLTVKHYRAAKPFLQKNEKEEKLDNVANGGSEDEWLSPNRQSGSPRCGHSRQSSNASATSMQYKKWIDVITVPLMMAYVTRYIFGTDKLRRNAFEVRGLNGARTGVIHCDDSAILSQWLKYITDNITGLTHLQMKLYNRNFGVGERIEYMGWVNEAVSNSNQPWQSYRPRFLALKGPDLLLFETPPCNIGDWSRCALTFKVYQTMFRVMRESENVDERQHCFLAQSPGKPPRYLSVETRQELLRVEAAWHTAVCSAVTHLKSKTFPVTFNGRSAGLTLEWTQGFTLSYEDIGETVWRYKFSQLRGSSDDGKSRLKLHFQELDSIAIETKELECSQLQNLLFCMHAFLTAKVAAVDPTFLTSTTP; encoded by the exons atgaGAATCAACGCAACGAAAATGAGTACTCCGATCGAGGAGAAGATTGATCAGAAGCTGAAG GTGAGGACAGGGATGGTGAGTGTTAGTGATGGAAAAAGTAAGTCAGTACCAATGCGTTTACATCTGTCTATGGAAGTTTTAAAGCTCCAAAGGGAAGATTTAGAG ACAGCAAATCATAATAAACCACCATTAGATGCTAAAGAGAGAATGGTGCAAATCACTAGACAAAAAGTTGGAGGATTAGGATTAAGCATAAAGGGAGGAGCAGAGCATAAACTTCCTGTACTCATATCTAGAATTTATAAAGGTCAGGCAGCTGATGAATGTGGTCAACTATTTGTAGGAGATGCAATTATTAAAG taaatGGAGAATATATAACTGCATGTAATCATGATGATGCTGTTAACATTTTGAGAAACGCAGGTGATATAGTAGTtttgacagtaaaacattaTCGTGCAGCAAAGccatttttacaaaaaaatg aaaaagaagagaaattagATAATGTTGCAAATGGAGGTTCAGAAGATGAATGGTTATCACCTAACAGACAAAGTGGTAGTCCTAGATGTGGTCATAGTAGACAAAGTTCAAATGCATCAGCCACTTCAATGCAATATAAGAAATGGATAGATGTTATAACAG TTCCATTAATGATGGCTTATGTGACAAGATACATCTTTGGAACAGATAAGTTAAGAAGAAATGCGTTCGAAGTAAGAGGATTAAATGGTGCACGTACTGGTGTAATACACTGTGATGATAGTGCTATTCTGAGTCAATGGTTAAAGTATATAACTGATAATATTACAGGATTAACACATTTACAG ATGAAATTATATAATCGTAATTTTGGAGTCGGTGAACGTATAGAATACATGGGCTGGGTTAATGAAGCAGTAAGCAATAGTAATCAGCCATGGCAGAGTTATAGACCGAGATTTTTAGCACTGAAAGGACCCGATTTGTTATTATTTGAAACGCCCCCT TGTAATATAGGAGATTGGTCACGATGTGCATTAACTTTTAAAGTATATCAAACAATGTTTCGTGTAATGCGAGAGTCCGAAAATGTAGATGAAAGACAGCACTGCTTTTTAGCACAAAGTCCGGGTAAACCTCCACGATATCTAAGCGTTGAAACTAGACAAGAACTCTTAAGAGTTGAGGCAGCATGGCATACTGCAGTGTGTTCAGCTGTTACACATTTGAAA AGTAAAACCTTTCCTGTTACTTTTAATGGAAGGAGCGCAGGATTAACCTTAGAATGGACTCAAGGTTTTACACTTTCTTATGAAGATATTGGAGAGACTGTATGGCGTTATAAATTTTCACAATTAAGAGGATCTAGCGACGATGGAAAAAGTAGACTGAAGTTACATTTTCAAGAGTTGGATAGTATCGCTATTGAGACAAAg GAATTGGAATGTTCTCAGTTGCAGAATTTATTGTTCTGTATGCATGCATTCTTAACTGCAAAGGTTGCTGCAGTTGATCCAACATTTTTAACATCAACAACTCCGTAA
- the LOC117159990 gene encoding mitochondrial nicotinamide adenine dinucleotide transporter SLC25A51: MSNIASQNVSLRSLLTLNNNDCKEFVCGWGAAVINVSITFPINKIIFRQILEDVPANTAFRQISKEGIRLLYRGILPPLCQKTLSVSVMFSMYEGCKERLCTLTNNDILSRIIAAHFAGTVEAMLMPLERVQTLLQDWRYHDKFKNTSHAFKYLLKNYGISECYRGLVPIIYRNSCSNFMFFILKEQSKTYIGEQESLFTSFINGALIGGFTSTVFYPINVIKIHMQSKIGGNFEKFMTVIREVYVARDRRVISFYKGVHLNCMRSFISWGVINASYDFLKTIMFS; this comes from the exons ATGAGTAACATTGCTTCACAAAATGTCTCACTAAGATCATTATTAACACTTAATAATAATGATTGTAAAGAATTTGTTTGTGGATGGGGTGCTGCAGTAATTAATGTATCTATTACTTTTCCTATTAATAAGATTATATTTAGACAG ATTTTGGAAGATGTTCCAGCCAATACTGCGTTTCGTCAGATATCTAAAGAGGGAATAAGATTATTATACCGTGGGATCTTACCACCCCTTTGTCAGAAAACTCTTTCGGTTAGTGTAATGTTTAGTATGTATGAAGGTTGTAAAGAACGTTTGTGCACATTAacaaataatgatatattaagTAGAATAATAGCAGCGCATTTTGCTGGTACTGTTGAGGCTATGCTTATGCCCCTTGAAAGAGTACAAACATTGCTCCAGGATTGGCGGTATcatgataaatttaaaaatacttcgcatgcatttaaatatttattaaaaaattatggtATATCAGAATGTTATCGTGGATTAGTACcaattatatatagaaatagTTGTTCCAATTTCATGTTCTTTATTCTCAAAGAACAATCAAAAACATACATTGGTGAACAAGAGTCATTATTTACAAGTTTTATTAATGGTGCTTTAATTGGTGGTTTCACAAGTACTGTATTTTATcctataaatgtaataaaaatacatatgcaGTCAAAAATAGGTGGTAATTTTGAGAAATTTATGACAGTTATTCGTGAAGTATATGTCGCAAGAGATAGAAGAGTAATATCATTTTACAAAGGTGTGCATTTAAATTGTATGCGATCATTTATAAGTTGGGGAGTTATAAATGCATCTTATGATTTTCTAAAAACAATCATGTTTTCATAA
- the Syn2 gene encoding syntrophin-like 2 isoform X1, which translates to MRINATKMSTPIEEKIDQKLKVRTGMVSVSDGKSKSVPMRLHLSMEVLKLQREDLEQTANHNKPPLDAKERMVQITRQKVGGLGLSIKGGAEHKLPVLISRIYKGQAADECGQLFVGDAIIKVNGEYITACNHDDAVNILRNAGDIVVLTVKHYRAAKPFLQKNEKEEKLDNVANGGSEDEWLSPNRQSGSPRCGHSRQSSNASATSMQYKKWIDVITVPLMMAYVTRYIFGTDKLRRNAFEVRGLNGARTGVIHCDDSAILSQWLKYITDNITGLTHLQMKLYNRNFGVGERIEYMGWVNEAVSNSNQPWQSYRPRFLALKGPDLLLFETPPCNIGDWSRCALTFKVYQTMFRVMRESENVDERQHCFLAQSPGKPPRYLSVETRQELLRVEAAWHTAVCSAVTHLKSKTFPVTFNGRSAGLTLEWTQGFTLSYEDIGETVWRYKFSQLRGSSDDGKSRLKLHFQELDSIAIETKELECSQLQNLLFCMHAFLTAKVAAVDPTFLTSTTP; encoded by the exons atgaGAATCAACGCAACGAAAATGAGTACTCCGATCGAGGAGAAGATTGATCAGAAGCTGAAG GTGAGGACAGGGATGGTGAGTGTTAGTGATGGAAAAAGTAAGTCAGTACCAATGCGTTTACATCTGTCTATGGAAGTTTTAAAGCTCCAAAGGGAAGATTTAGAG CAGACAGCAAATCATAATAAACCACCATTAGATGCTAAAGAGAGAATGGTGCAAATCACTAGACAAAAAGTTGGAGGATTAGGATTAAGCATAAAGGGAGGAGCAGAGCATAAACTTCCTGTACTCATATCTAGAATTTATAAAGGTCAGGCAGCTGATGAATGTGGTCAACTATTTGTAGGAGATGCAATTATTAAAG taaatGGAGAATATATAACTGCATGTAATCATGATGATGCTGTTAACATTTTGAGAAACGCAGGTGATATAGTAGTtttgacagtaaaacattaTCGTGCAGCAAAGccatttttacaaaaaaatg aaaaagaagagaaattagATAATGTTGCAAATGGAGGTTCAGAAGATGAATGGTTATCACCTAACAGACAAAGTGGTAGTCCTAGATGTGGTCATAGTAGACAAAGTTCAAATGCATCAGCCACTTCAATGCAATATAAGAAATGGATAGATGTTATAACAG TTCCATTAATGATGGCTTATGTGACAAGATACATCTTTGGAACAGATAAGTTAAGAAGAAATGCGTTCGAAGTAAGAGGATTAAATGGTGCACGTACTGGTGTAATACACTGTGATGATAGTGCTATTCTGAGTCAATGGTTAAAGTATATAACTGATAATATTACAGGATTAACACATTTACAG ATGAAATTATATAATCGTAATTTTGGAGTCGGTGAACGTATAGAATACATGGGCTGGGTTAATGAAGCAGTAAGCAATAGTAATCAGCCATGGCAGAGTTATAGACCGAGATTTTTAGCACTGAAAGGACCCGATTTGTTATTATTTGAAACGCCCCCT TGTAATATAGGAGATTGGTCACGATGTGCATTAACTTTTAAAGTATATCAAACAATGTTTCGTGTAATGCGAGAGTCCGAAAATGTAGATGAAAGACAGCACTGCTTTTTAGCACAAAGTCCGGGTAAACCTCCACGATATCTAAGCGTTGAAACTAGACAAGAACTCTTAAGAGTTGAGGCAGCATGGCATACTGCAGTGTGTTCAGCTGTTACACATTTGAAA AGTAAAACCTTTCCTGTTACTTTTAATGGAAGGAGCGCAGGATTAACCTTAGAATGGACTCAAGGTTTTACACTTTCTTATGAAGATATTGGAGAGACTGTATGGCGTTATAAATTTTCACAATTAAGAGGATCTAGCGACGATGGAAAAAGTAGACTGAAGTTACATTTTCAAGAGTTGGATAGTATCGCTATTGAGACAAAg GAATTGGAATGTTCTCAGTTGCAGAATTTATTGTTCTGTATGCATGCATTCTTAACTGCAAAGGTTGCTGCAGTTGATCCAACATTTTTAACATCAACAACTCCGTAA